The genome window AGCCAAAGCTTTCGCGCTTGGCCATGCGGCCCTGCTCCAGGACCTGCGCCCATTTCCACAACAGCGCGATATCTTCCTTGTACGGATAATCGCCGACGTCTGCCGCCAAATTGTCTTCGGTGACATAAGCATCGAGATCGTTGTGGCGCAAATTGGCTGCAATCGGCACCCGCTCCGCCCGTGTTTCGCTGGAGATCACCGACCAGTCGGACGGGTCCAGCGTGACGTACAAGGACAATGCAGGACAAACCCGACCCTCTGCCAGCGTGTATTCTTCCACCAGCTCATCCGGCAACATCGTGATCTTGTCGCCCGGCATATACACGGTAGACAGGCGCTGGCGTGCAATCACATCCAATGCATCGTCACGCTTGATACCCAAACCCGGTGCGGCAATATGAATGCCGACGCAAACCTTGCCATCCGGCAGGCGCGTGACCGACATTGCATCATCGATCTCGGTGGTCGTTACATCATCAATCGAAAATGCCTGCACATCAGCCACCGGCAATTCCGGCAAAGTCGGCAAAGCAATTTCCGGAAAGCCAGTGCCCTTGGGGAAAGACTCAAACAGGAATTTGGAAAAGTGCAAATCCTTGGCTGACGAAATCCCGCCTACCGCCAGCATCAAGCGTTGCGGTGCCATTTGCAATTCAGTGCAGGCTGCATCCAGCGCCTTATATTCGATGGAATTTTTATCCGGCTTGAAGAGCAGTTGCAGCACGATGGGACGCATCGCTTCCGGCAAACGCATGGCTTTTAATTCTGCGACATACTGCGCTTGCACCAGGGCTTGCTGGCGTTTCTTTTCGACGCCGGCCAGTGCCGCTTTCAACGAGGCTTCCGGTGCCGCCTTGTAGCGACCCTTGCCTTTTTTATAGAAGTAAATCGGTGCCGCATGCAGGCGCAGAATCAAACCGGCTGCTTCATGCGGTTTCGGTTCGTGACCGAAATACTCGGCACCCAATTCAGCAAAGCCGAACTCTTCCTCGCCCGCCACTTCCCACAGAAAATCGAGGTCGATATCTGCTGCAATGGCTTGCGCATCGGTCATGAATTCCGTCGGCGACGGGCTGGCAAACTGCAGCAGGACATCTTTGGAGCGCACCTTGCTGCGTTTGCCGGAAGGCATTTCAACCTGGTATGCCTCGCCTTGCTGCGACATCGCGACGCCGGCTTTGAAATCGCCGGATTCATCAAAAAATAGATTCATTCAATACTTTGCATTTAATAATTGTTCGAACAGCTTCGTCTACTGATCGCTCGCGCTTGTAGGCGGAGTCGATTGCTGCATGGATTAGGCGCATCGCTGCGCTGTTTTATCTAGCTTTTCCTCTCGGCGTGCGGATTCTGCCGGATCGTAGCCAGATTGGGGAGAAAAACTTCTGTCACCAGTAATAAACCTCTGCCGCGGCGATACAAACAGCGGCGCGCAAACAAGGGACTTGGCAAGGCCTGCCCCAAGGCAGCCGCAGCGCGCAATACCAGCGGATGCTGTGCCGACAGCCGCGCATATTCAAGTTCGCCGCGCCAGACCCGCGGATCGCCGAACAAGGTCGTTCCCAGCGAGCGTTCACCCAGGCGACCGAAGAAAGGCCAGTCGGAAGCAGTGGCGGACAGCGGCACTATCGTGTGTGCGTACACCACCGGTGTCTCATCACAGCACAGCAATACTTCACGCTCCTGCACCAGGCGACGATCGGGCAGGCCAACTTTCTCAAATTCATCAGCCAGCGGCAGCGCATGCTGCTGTACCAGGCGGCGTATGCGAAAACGTTCACAACGCGCCACCAGTTTCATCGTCAGCGACATCGAATCGGTCAGCCAGCCGCGCATTTGCGGCGATGCACGGACACCATTGACGTGCGCAAACCAATGCGCGTGCGTGACCGAGCGATGCGAGCGATACTTCACTGCCCCACCCCGGCATCCACACCACAAAAAGCCAATACTTCATCCGCGTATTCGGCAAAGTCCGAAATGCCGTGGTCGCTGCCCTGGATTACACGCTGCCTGGCACCGGTAAACTGCGCCACCATTTCGCGCCAGTCGAGCAATTCATCACCGGTCGCGGCAATCAGGAAATATCGTTCCGGATGCGTAATCGCAGGCACTGCCAGTGTCGCTAATTCATCAATATACTCGCGCTTGAATTCAAATGCCTCATTCGAGTGATATTGCGTTTTGACACCAACTTGCGTCGCCAGGTCACGTGCTGCATGCACCGCCGGATTCAGCAAAACCGCGCGGCAACCCAGTTTTTCCGCCAGCCAGGTGGCGTAATAACCACCGAGGGAAGACCCTATCAACGTGAGCTCGGCAGGCGGGACTGTTTGCGCAATGGCAAGTGCCAGTTCAATCGCAGCGCGCGGCGACGCCGGCAACTGCGGACAGGCATATTTATCGCCGCGCCCCAGGGCCTCCATACGGGCGGCCAGCAAACTGGTTTTAAACGAGAGTGGTGACGAACGAAAACCGTGCAGATACAAAATCATTTAGCCAGCGCATCCAGAATTTTTTGATGCACGCCACCAAAACCGCCGTTGCTCATGACCAACACCTGGTCACCCGCTTGCGCGCTCTGCGCAATGGCTTGTACCAAGGTCGGTAAATCATTAAAGGACCGCGCCTTCTCACCCAAAGGTGCCAGCGCTTCAGCCAGGTCCCAACCCAACGCATCCTTGCCGTTACCGCTGGCGCCATAACCAAATATCAGGTCGGCGTCGACCAGGCTGCCGGGCAAGGCTTCTTTCATCGTGCCCAGCTTCATCGTATTCGAACGCGGCTCCAGCACTGCCAGGATGCGCGCCTTGCCAACCTTCTTGCGCAAGCCTTCAACAGTGGTCGCAATCGCGGTCGGATGATGCGCGAAGTCGTCGTACACCGCGATGTCCTTGACGGTACCGCGCAATTCCATGCGCCGCTTCACATTTTCAAACTGCCCCAGTGCGGCGATCGCCTGCGCCGGCAACACGCCGACGTGACGTGCCGCAGCAATGGCCGCCAGCGCATTCATGCGATTGTGTTCGCCGGTCAGCGACCACT of Janthinobacterium sp. Marseille contains these proteins:
- a CDS encoding chorismate lyase is translated as MKYRSHRSVTHAHWFAHVNGVRASPQMRGWLTDSMSLTMKLVARCERFRIRRLVQQHALPLADEFEKVGLPDRRLVQEREVLLCCDETPVVYAHTIVPLSATASDWPFFGRLGERSLGTTLFGDPRVWRGELEYARLSAQHPLVLRAAAALGQALPSPLFARRCLYRRGRGLLLVTEVFLPNLATIRQNPHAERKS
- a CDS encoding RNB domain-containing ribonuclease; translated protein: MNLFFDESGDFKAGVAMSQQGEAYQVEMPSGKRSKVRSKDVLLQFASPSPTEFMTDAQAIAADIDLDFLWEVAGEEEFGFAELGAEYFGHEPKPHEAAGLILRLHAAPIYFYKKGKGRYKAAPEASLKAALAGVEKKRQQALVQAQYVAELKAMRLPEAMRPIVLQLLFKPDKNSIEYKALDAACTELQMAPQRLMLAVGGISSAKDLHFSKFLFESFPKGTGFPEIALPTLPELPVADVQAFSIDDVTTTEIDDAMSVTRLPDGKVCVGIHIAAPGLGIKRDDALDVIARQRLSTVYMPGDKITMLPDELVEEYTLAEGRVCPALSLYVTLDPSDWSVISSETRAERVPIAANLRHNDLDAYVTEDNLAADVGDYPYKEDIALLWKWAQVLEQGRMAKRESFGLRPEQNNRVDFNFYVENDVVSIQRRKRGAPLDKIVAELAILTNSSWGKLLHEHGVPGIYRAQGGGSGNGWAAKMQVRMQTHAAPHQGLGVDQYAWSTSPLRRYTDLVNQWQILACIEHGVTAPLVAPFKQRDADLFAIVSAFDAAYSAYAAFQADMERYWCLRWLSQEKGEAETMKVEAAVLKEEILRLVDIPLVIKLSGMPQVARGSQVKLDLLRWDEVDLTVEARLLDIIQDAGATAAAELDDEMTDDMMEGDAEPVPMEPELLEAAPEPAPNPASAE
- a CDS encoding YqiA/YcfP family alpha/beta fold hydrolase; the encoded protein is MILYLHGFRSSPLSFKTSLLAARMEALGRGDKYACPQLPASPRAAIELALAIAQTVPPAELTLIGSSLGGYYATWLAEKLGCRAVLLNPAVHAARDLATQVGVKTQYHSNEAFEFKREYIDELATLAVPAITHPERYFLIAATGDELLDWREMVAQFTGARQRVIQGSDHGISDFAEYADEVLAFCGVDAGVGQ